One window from the genome of Kaistella carnis encodes:
- the pheT gene encoding phenylalanine--tRNA ligase subunit beta: MKISNNWLKDYIKTDLKTEKIGDYLTDIGLEVEGIDSFESVKGSLEGIVVGKVLTCEQHPNADKLKLTSVDVGNGKVLNIVCGAPNVAAGQIVPVAVVGTKIYTKDGSSFEIKEAKIRGEVSQGMICAEDELGLSDDHGGIMILDDSKYEVGKNFADYFDLTNDQVYEIGLTPNRTDAMSHYGVARDLNAFLSTNQLNTTFEKVVSKPLTIEGTTDFQIEVENSELCPRYLGAVIKNVKVETSPDWLKNRLKAIGLSPINNIVDITNYILHGFGQPLHAFDADKIGGKKVKVGVNEKGTKFTTLDGVERTLNGSEIMIKDGDNNPMCIAGVFGGQNSGVSENTQTIFLESAYFNPVGVRKGAKFHALNTDASFRFERGVDPNLTKTALTHAIKMIEEIAGGKLVGDLLEHYPAKIEDHYIILRYSKIEQILGTKIHHEKIKEILKALEISVLNEIQNGLEISVPAYRADVTREIDVVEEILRIYGYNKIDYPQKISFTPVKLSFDDQDALENSWARTLQSNGFNEVMNNSLTSVKDETDAVKLLNPLSGDLAFMRKSLLEGLLENADYNIKRKNQNIKFFELGKIYHKKEKYLERKQLAVLVSGRDQAENWLQPKSGTDFYRLKSYVKILLDTLPLMIEEKYLEDERFSDAIELSANGKTVARLGKVSPTLLKNADIDQECFYAEIELEICQSLRSKTNIKFKDIPKFNKTRKDLALLLDKNVSYAELYTAAKKNPSKYLKTVNLFDVYEGKNLPEGKKSYAMSFELLNEEKTLEEKDIAEVMNSLIKTFQKEFAAELRS; the protein is encoded by the coding sequence ATGAAAATCTCAAATAACTGGCTTAAAGACTATATTAAAACGGACCTTAAAACTGAAAAAATCGGTGATTATCTTACGGATATCGGTTTGGAAGTGGAAGGGATTGATTCATTCGAATCCGTGAAAGGCAGTTTGGAAGGAATCGTTGTCGGTAAAGTCTTGACGTGTGAGCAACATCCAAATGCAGATAAATTAAAACTGACCTCTGTTGATGTAGGAAACGGTAAAGTTTTAAATATTGTTTGCGGTGCACCCAATGTTGCGGCCGGACAAATAGTTCCGGTTGCCGTAGTCGGAACAAAAATTTACACCAAAGACGGAAGTTCTTTTGAGATCAAAGAAGCAAAAATTCGGGGTGAAGTTTCGCAGGGAATGATTTGCGCAGAAGACGAATTGGGATTAAGTGATGATCACGGCGGCATTATGATTCTGGATGATTCAAAATATGAAGTAGGGAAAAATTTTGCAGATTATTTTGATTTAACCAACGATCAGGTTTATGAAATCGGATTGACGCCAAACAGGACCGATGCCATGTCACATTACGGTGTTGCACGGGATTTAAATGCCTTCTTAAGCACCAATCAACTCAATACGACCTTCGAAAAAGTGGTTTCAAAACCTTTAACAATTGAAGGAACAACGGATTTTCAGATCGAAGTAGAAAATTCAGAATTATGTCCAAGATACTTAGGTGCAGTTATTAAAAATGTTAAGGTGGAAACTTCACCCGACTGGTTGAAAAACCGCCTGAAAGCCATTGGTTTGAGTCCTATTAACAATATTGTTGACATCACCAATTACATTCTGCATGGCTTTGGTCAGCCACTTCATGCTTTTGATGCCGATAAAATTGGCGGTAAAAAAGTCAAAGTTGGTGTGAATGAAAAGGGAACAAAATTCACTACTTTAGATGGGGTAGAACGTACATTGAATGGTTCGGAAATTATGATCAAAGATGGCGATAATAATCCGATGTGTATTGCCGGAGTTTTTGGTGGACAAAATTCAGGAGTGTCGGAAAATACCCAAACAATATTTTTGGAAAGTGCCTATTTTAATCCGGTTGGCGTAAGAAAAGGAGCGAAATTTCACGCTTTGAATACCGATGCATCTTTCCGTTTCGAACGTGGAGTAGATCCTAACTTAACCAAAACTGCTTTAACCCACGCCATTAAAATGATCGAGGAAATCGCAGGAGGAAAATTGGTTGGCGATCTATTGGAACATTATCCTGCAAAAATTGAAGATCACTATATCATCTTAAGATATTCTAAAATTGAACAGATTTTAGGTACAAAAATTCATCACGAAAAAATAAAGGAAATCTTAAAAGCCCTGGAAATTTCCGTGTTGAATGAAATACAAAACGGTTTGGAAATCTCGGTTCCTGCGTATAGAGCAGATGTAACGCGGGAGATTGATGTGGTCGAAGAAATTTTAAGAATTTATGGATATAATAAAATTGATTATCCGCAGAAAATATCTTTCACGCCGGTTAAATTAAGTTTTGATGATCAGGATGCTCTGGAGAATTCTTGGGCAAGAACTTTACAGAGCAATGGTTTTAATGAGGTCATGAACAACTCCCTAACTTCTGTAAAAGATGAAACTGATGCGGTGAAACTCTTGAATCCTTTGAGTGGTGATTTGGCATTTATGAGAAAGTCTTTGTTAGAAGGACTTTTGGAAAATGCAGATTATAATATCAAAAGAAAGAATCAGAATATCAAGTTTTTTGAACTGGGAAAAATTTATCATAAAAAAGAAAAATATCTGGAGAGAAAACAGCTCGCTGTTCTGGTTTCGGGAAGAGATCAGGCTGAAAACTGGTTACAGCCGAAATCCGGTACAGACTTTTACCGCTTAAAATCGTATGTGAAAATCCTTTTGGATACTTTACCATTAATGATTGAAGAGAAATATCTGGAAGATGAGCGTTTTTCCGATGCTATTGAATTATCTGCAAACGGAAAAACAGTAGCACGATTAGGAAAAGTTTCGCCGACTCTTTTAAAAAATGCAGATATTGACCAGGAATGTTTCTATGCAGAAATTGAGCTGGAAATATGTCAGAGTTTACGATCAAAAACGAATATAAAGTTCAAGGACATCCCTAAATTTAATAAGACGAGAAAAGATTTGGCCTTGTTGCTGGATAAAAATGTGAGTTATGCAGAACTTTATACAGCAGCGAAGAAAAATCCATCAAAATATTTAAAGACGGTGAATCTGTTCGACGTTTATGAAGGAAAAAATCTGCCGGAAGGAAAGAAATCCTACGCCATGAGTTTCGAATTGTTGAACGAAGAAAAAACATTGGAAGAGAAAGACATAGCAGAAGTGATGAATTCATTGATTAAAACCTTTCAAAAAGAGTTTGCAGCAGAATTGAGATCTTAA
- a CDS encoding META domain-containing protein, whose amino-acid sequence MKAIHFSQKNIFRNTSLALFAAVTLASCSTMATSKSKVGTSQANITNTQWTLADNVKGNKPTLVIEGSKITGNGGCNNYFAELMLDPTVGNFSTKNIGATKKACPNMSEESNYFSTLSAATKYVVNGNTLELYKDNLLLLKFTKL is encoded by the coding sequence ATGAAAGCAATTCACTTCTCACAAAAGAATATTTTTAGAAATACTTCCCTGGCTCTTTTTGCTGCGGTAACTTTAGCTTCTTGTTCTACCATGGCGACTTCTAAATCGAAGGTAGGAACGTCTCAGGCAAATATCACCAATACGCAATGGACTTTGGCCGATAATGTAAAAGGTAATAAACCGACACTGGTGATCGAAGGTTCAAAAATTACCGGAAATGGCGGTTGCAATAATTACTTTGCAGAATTAATGCTTGATCCCACGGTTGGTAATTTCTCTACAAAGAATATTGGAGCGACCAAAAAAGCTTGTCCAAATATGAGCGAAGAAAGCAATTATTTCAGCACGCTGTCTGCGGCCACCAAATATGTAGTGAATGGCAATACGTTGGAACTTTATAAGGACAATCTTTTGCTTTTGAAATTTACCAAATTATAA
- a CDS encoding DUF2490 domain-containing protein, which produces MSKRLYVLFAFLLLLKLSAQKENISSYNVINVTYHINQKSFVYAEGQLRGINDFAYPDYYEIKGGIGYEISDRHKPLIGIGRYVNYKDHSLDKEEFRVWLQDVYDVKAGKFKFENRVRAEKSWFYSPAKDEHSDRIRLRYRLNVSVPLNAEKVKPGTISANAYDEVFFVTTDEPLFARNRVFGGLSYQIDKIFSISSGYLWQREFAESGNKNIHFLYLGLSLNLDRSGLKEINLQTAD; this is translated from the coding sequence ATGTCAAAACGCCTCTACGTACTCTTCGCTTTTCTCTTACTGCTTAAATTATCAGCACAGAAGGAAAATATATCCAGCTATAATGTTATAAATGTGACTTATCACATCAACCAGAAGTCTTTTGTGTATGCGGAAGGTCAGTTGCGGGGAATCAACGATTTTGCTTATCCAGACTATTACGAAATTAAAGGTGGGATCGGCTATGAAATATCAGATCGACACAAACCTTTGATTGGAATCGGCAGATATGTGAATTACAAAGACCATTCTTTAGATAAGGAAGAATTTCGCGTTTGGCTTCAGGATGTTTACGATGTAAAAGCTGGGAAATTTAAATTTGAAAACCGCGTTCGTGCCGAGAAGAGTTGGTTTTACTCGCCTGCAAAAGATGAACATTCGGATCGAATTCGCTTACGGTATCGATTAAATGTCTCCGTTCCTTTAAATGCTGAAAAAGTGAAGCCCGGGACTATTTCTGCCAATGCTTATGATGAAGTTTTCTTTGTAACCACCGACGAACCCTTGTTTGCACGCAACCGTGTTTTTGGCGGACTCAGTTATCAAATTGATAAAATCTTTTCAATTTCTTCCGGGTATCTTTGGCAGAGGGAATTTGCTGAGTCGGGCAATAAAAACATCCACTTTCTTTACTTGGGTTTATCTCTGAATTTAGATCGCAGTGGATTAAAAGAAATTAATTTGCAGACCGCAGATTAA
- a CDS encoding 3-hydroxybutyryl-CoA dehydrogenase: protein MNKNIVVIGAGTMGNGIAHTFAQTGFKVSLVDVSQEALDRGLGTITKNLDRIISKGNLTEAQKEATLSNIKTFTKLEDCATKADLIVEAATENLDLKLKIFKQMDDLAPANCILATNTSSISITKIASVTNRPDKVIGMHFMNPVPIMKLVEIIKGYSTSKETFDEIYEMSKRLDKTPTEVNDYPGFVANRILMPMINEAIETLYNGVAGVEEIDTVMKLGMAHPMGPLQLADFIGLDVCLAILNVMYDGFKNPKYAPNPLLVNMVTAGKLGVKSGEGFYDYSESKKAEKVSKMFTK from the coding sequence ATGAATAAGAATATTGTCGTTATCGGGGCAGGAACCATGGGAAACGGAATTGCCCATACCTTTGCACAAACCGGATTTAAGGTTAGTTTAGTTGATGTTTCTCAGGAAGCCTTAGACCGGGGATTGGGAACGATCACTAAAAACCTGGACCGTATCATTTCCAAAGGGAATTTGACGGAAGCGCAAAAAGAAGCAACTTTAAGCAACATTAAAACTTTTACAAAATTAGAAGATTGCGCAACCAAGGCAGATTTAATTGTAGAAGCGGCTACCGAAAACCTTGATCTGAAACTGAAGATCTTCAAACAAATGGATGATTTAGCGCCTGCAAACTGTATTCTGGCGACCAACACTTCTTCCATTTCTATTACAAAAATTGCCTCGGTCACCAACCGTCCGGACAAAGTCATCGGAATGCATTTTATGAATCCGGTGCCAATTATGAAATTGGTGGAAATCATCAAAGGTTACTCTACTTCAAAAGAAACGTTTGACGAGATCTATGAAATGAGCAAAAGATTGGACAAAACACCAACGGAAGTCAATGATTATCCGGGTTTTGTAGCCAATAGAATTTTAATGCCGATGATTAATGAAGCCATCGAAACTTTATACAATGGCGTTGCAGGAGTTGAAGAAATCGATACCGTAATGAAATTGGGAATGGCGCATCCGATGGGACCATTGCAATTGGCGGATTTCATTGGTTTAGATGTTTGCCTTGCGATTTTAAATGTAATGTACGACGGTTTCAAAAATCCTAAATATGCACCAAATCCATTACTTGTTAATATGGTGACCGCCGGGAAATTGGGCGTTAAATCAGGAGAAGGATTCTACGATTATTCTGAAAGTAAAAAGGCAGAAAAGGTTTCTAAAATGTTTACTAAGTAA
- a CDS encoding M23 family metallopeptidase has protein sequence MKRIFLILVLLIQSALFSQQKWDIRFYNEIVGRDIEVFADNNEPMPMSAQFNFKLNNLASTLSNDEIVVIPANSKRFLITKFSEIKPNTANSFSYSNTYNFGNALQEDFDADYIYSLPFEKGKTQSIFQGYDGKFSHKNEFALDFDLKSGSPILAAREGIVVQVVNQFTQSCPDISCAKYNNKILIMHSDGTFADYSHLKYKGTVVKKGEFVKKDQLIGYSGSTGFASGPHLHFAVFINRIDGKRTFIKTKFKTSESDAILLEEGKSYTKDY, from the coding sequence ATGAAAAGAATATTTTTAATCCTGGTTCTACTGATCCAAAGCGCTTTGTTTTCACAACAGAAATGGGATATTAGATTTTACAACGAGATCGTTGGGCGGGACATCGAAGTTTTTGCAGATAATAATGAACCGATGCCCATGTCTGCTCAGTTTAATTTTAAACTGAATAATTTGGCTTCTACCCTTTCCAATGATGAAATCGTAGTGATCCCCGCAAATTCGAAAAGATTCCTGATCACAAAATTTTCAGAAATAAAACCAAATACTGCCAACTCCTTTTCCTACAGCAACACCTACAATTTTGGGAATGCACTGCAGGAGGATTTTGATGCAGATTATATTTATTCCTTACCTTTCGAAAAAGGAAAAACACAGTCTATCTTTCAGGGATACGACGGTAAATTTTCGCATAAGAATGAATTTGCCCTGGATTTCGATCTTAAATCGGGAAGTCCAATTTTAGCGGCTCGAGAAGGAATAGTGGTTCAGGTCGTTAATCAATTCACCCAAAGCTGTCCTGATATTTCCTGTGCGAAGTACAATAATAAAATTTTGATCATGCACAGCGATGGAACTTTTGCGGATTACTCGCACTTGAAATACAAGGGAACCGTGGTGAAAAAAGGAGAATTCGTAAAAAAAGATCAACTCATCGGTTACAGTGGGAGTACTGGTTTTGCAAGCGGACCGCATCTTCATTTCGCCGTCTTCATTAATAGAATTGATGGCAAAAGAACATTTATTAAGACTAAATTTAAGACTTCTGAAAGTGACGCCATACTTTTGGAAGAAGGAAAAAGTTATACAAAAGATTATTAA
- a CDS encoding alpha/beta hydrolase — MSKIKIFLLFFCSLMILSCQSKRLAADEGKYNYHFILTEYIDSARDRLIPVAIYQPVNLKVDNITPIIFSHGYGGNKGDDYAVDYTYLLEALAEKGYFIISIQHELKNDDLLSMEEPFKTTRMSNWKRGAENISFVLNKIKTEFPSLNFNELAVIGHSNGGDMSVLFAHQHPELIHKLISLDNRRMDLPRTSKPKVYTLRSSDYPADEAVLPSDEEKKNFGITVQFTDIKHSSMDNDANQEERKYLTSKILEYLNEK; from the coding sequence TGTTCATTGATGATCTTAAGTTGCCAGTCTAAAAGACTTGCTGCTGACGAAGGAAAATATAACTATCATTTTATCTTAACGGAATATATAGATTCTGCGCGGGATCGATTGATTCCTGTGGCGATTTATCAACCTGTGAATTTAAAAGTTGATAACATAACACCAATTATATTCAGTCATGGTTATGGTGGTAACAAAGGAGATGATTATGCCGTAGATTACACTTATCTCTTAGAAGCTCTGGCTGAAAAAGGGTATTTTATAATTAGCATTCAGCACGAGTTAAAAAACGATGATCTGTTGTCGATGGAAGAACCTTTCAAAACGACAAGAATGTCTAATTGGAAACGTGGCGCAGAAAATATTAGTTTTGTTTTGAATAAAATAAAGACGGAATTTCCTTCGTTAAATTTTAATGAACTGGCCGTGATTGGTCATTCTAATGGCGGAGATATGTCGGTTCTATTTGCACATCAACATCCGGAATTAATTCATAAATTAATTTCTTTGGATAACAGAAGAATGGATTTACCCAGAACGTCTAAACCAAAAGTTTATACTTTACGTTCAAGCGATTATCCTGCCGACGAAGCCGTTTTACCTTCTGATGAAGAAAAGAAAAATTTTGGAATTACCGTTCAATTTACTGATATAAAACACAGCAGTATGGACAATGATGCTAATCAAGAAGAAAGAAAATATCTGACTTCAAAAATCTTAGAATACCTCAATGAAAAATAA
- the bla gene encoding class A beta-lactamase, subclass A2 produces the protein MKNKLSILFLLIFSLGIAQNSDLKKDINQIIKGKNATVAVSVLDFETNKSLSINGNKKLPLLSVFKFHIALAVLDQVDQGKLSLDQNIPVTKAELYENTYSPFRKEFPDGNAEKTLAQLLRYMVAKSDNNITDILINLIGGTKTVQKKMDKSSVKNFTIIADERKMHEGWEYLYWNTSTTNSLNAVLQKFYKGKLLSKQSTDFLMQTMLETTTGANKLVAQLPKNIPVAHRTGSSGKNDNGLTAAENDIGIVTLPNGKHYAISILVSDSMESENTNTKMIADISKIVFDYFSRK, from the coding sequence ATGAAAAATAAATTATCAATCTTGTTCTTATTAATTTTCTCTTTAGGAATAGCGCAAAATTCTGATTTAAAGAAGGATATTAACCAAATTATAAAAGGTAAAAATGCCACCGTAGCCGTTTCTGTTTTAGATTTTGAAACAAATAAATCTTTAAGCATCAACGGAAATAAAAAACTTCCGCTGTTGAGCGTCTTTAAATTTCATATTGCTCTCGCAGTTTTGGATCAAGTTGATCAGGGGAAGTTGAGTCTGGATCAAAATATTCCCGTAACAAAAGCAGAGTTGTATGAAAATACATACAGTCCTTTCCGGAAAGAATTTCCTGATGGAAATGCAGAAAAAACTTTGGCACAACTCTTAAGATATATGGTAGCCAAAAGTGATAATAACATTACCGATATTTTAATAAATCTCATTGGAGGCACAAAAACAGTCCAAAAAAAGATGGACAAAAGCAGCGTGAAAAATTTCACCATAATTGCTGATGAAAGAAAAATGCACGAAGGCTGGGAATATTTATATTGGAACACCAGTACCACAAATTCTCTAAATGCTGTGTTGCAAAAATTTTATAAAGGGAAACTTCTTTCGAAACAATCTACTGATTTTCTAATGCAGACCATGTTGGAAACTACGACTGGCGCAAATAAATTGGTAGCACAATTGCCGAAAAATATTCCCGTAGCGCATAGAACAGGATCGTCAGGAAAAAATGATAACGGTTTAACTGCTGCAGAAAATGATATAGGAATTGTTACTTTACCAAATGGAAAGCACTATGCCATTAGCATATTGGTTTCAGATTCAATGGAAAGTGAAAATACAAACACCAAAATGATTGCTGATATTTCTAAGATTGTTTTTGATTATTTTAGCAGGAAATAA
- the dnaN gene encoding DNA polymerase III subunit beta, whose protein sequence is MKFIVSSSELQKALQTVSGVISNSQSRPILENFLFEIEKDILKITASDGETTLITSLEVRSDAEGKIAVPAKIFQEFVKTYGEQPLTLSVKDAEDGNGKLLEILDEKDNFAVALDHAEDYPEIPEFDAAQSVTISAGILSEALNNTLFATSNDSLRPVMTGVLFQFKEDETNFVSTDSHRLVVYKRTDLINADPVEFIMPKKPLAIFKSILASSNDEVSIEFNENMAKFTFGNNIWICRLIDGKYPNYSAVIPKENPNILTINRNLLLNSIRRASIMSNKSTNQVRFKLSGNILHLHAEDTEFANKADMQIPCDYNGEDINIGFSSKFLTEMLSVLSADDITMKMSQPNRPGIIEPVDGLEDEEKILMLSMPVIGM, encoded by the coding sequence ATGAAATTTATTGTTTCAAGTAGTGAATTACAAAAAGCCCTGCAAACGGTGAGTGGAGTTATCTCTAACTCCCAGTCTCGGCCAATTCTTGAGAACTTTTTGTTTGAGATTGAAAAAGATATCCTAAAAATTACCGCTTCGGATGGGGAAACCACTTTAATCACTTCCCTGGAAGTGAGATCTGATGCGGAAGGAAAAATTGCGGTACCTGCAAAAATATTTCAGGAATTTGTAAAAACATACGGGGAACAGCCGCTTACGCTTTCTGTAAAAGATGCGGAAGATGGAAACGGTAAATTACTCGAAATTTTAGATGAGAAAGACAACTTCGCGGTGGCTCTTGATCATGCTGAAGATTACCCGGAAATTCCAGAATTTGATGCTGCACAAAGTGTAACTATTTCTGCCGGAATTTTATCTGAAGCCCTTAACAATACTTTGTTTGCTACAAGTAACGATTCATTAAGACCTGTAATGACTGGAGTTTTATTTCAGTTTAAAGAGGATGAAACGAATTTTGTTTCCACAGATTCACACCGATTGGTGGTTTATAAAAGAACCGATTTGATTAATGCTGATCCTGTAGAATTCATCATGCCGAAAAAACCGCTTGCAATTTTCAAAAGTATTCTGGCTTCTTCAAACGACGAAGTTTCCATTGAATTCAATGAGAATATGGCGAAATTCACTTTTGGCAATAATATTTGGATCTGCCGTTTGATCGATGGAAAATATCCAAATTACTCTGCAGTAATTCCAAAAGAGAATCCGAATATTTTAACCATCAATAGAAATCTTTTATTGAACTCCATTAGAAGAGCTTCCATTATGTCGAATAAATCGACAAATCAAGTTCGTTTTAAATTATCTGGAAATATCTTGCATTTGCATGCAGAAGATACTGAGTTTGCTAATAAGGCAGATATGCAGATTCCGTGTGATTATAATGGAGAAGACATCAATATCGGTTTCAGTTCGAAGTTCTTAACAGAAATGTTATCCGTTCTTTCTGCAGATGATATTACCATGAAAATGTCGCAGCCAAACCGACCGGGAATTATCGAACCTGTAGATGGATTGGAAGATGAAGAGAAAATCCTTATGCTTTCCATGCCGGTTATCGGAATGTAA
- the uvrA gene encoding excinuclease ABC subunit UvrA: MIIPNDIDIKKQLFVKNAHLNNLKHIDVLIPKNKLIVITGVSGSGKSSLAFDTIYAEGQRRYVESLSSYARQFLGKLEKPKVDDIKGLAPSIAIQQKVISSNPRSTVGTSTEVYDYLKLLFARVGRTFSPVSGNEVKKDSVTDVINFIQKNENQTFLLRTPLTFEVSKFTEQANTLKLSGFTRLEVNGNVAGIEDLESFGFVPEPDMEIQLVIDRFSYEENESFLQRLADSIQMAFYEGHGYCSLKNVETGKITEFSNKFELDGMEFMEPNVHFFSFNNPYGACPECEGYGKVIGIDEDLVIPNKNLSVFEDAVASWKGESMSEWKRNFIKKAKDFPIHKPYHQLTKDQKNYLWKGDESKSFPSINNFFKMLEENLYKIQYRVMLSRYRGKTLCPSCEGLRLRKETEWVKIDGHNIQSVIELPLDEFLPLIKSLKLNKHDAEIAKRLLYEITTRLEFLTKVGLGYLTINRTSNTLSGGESQRINLATSLGSSLVGSIYILDEPSIGLHSRDTENLIEVLKSLRDLGNTVIVVEHDEDVMKAADYIIDIGPEAGYLGGELVFAGNFVELEDADTLTSKYLTGKLEIEVPKSRRKPKEWIHIQGARQNNLKNIDVDIPLECLVVISGVSGSGKSTLMKEILTNDIQIQLGMGGKKGDYDSVDFPAKLIKNIELIDQNPIGKSSRSNPVTYLKAYDDIRDLYSKQKLAKMQGLMPKHFSFNVDGGRCDDCKGEGVITVSMQFMADIELECETCHGTRFKNEILEIKFDEKNISDILHMTVDEALTFFKENQQEKIVTKLKPLQEVGLGYLQLGQSSSTLSGGEAQRVKLASFLVKGVTTDKSLFIFDEPSTGLHFHDINKLLKSLQALIELGHSVIVIEHQPDIIKTADYIIDIGPKAGKYGGEVVFAGTPEDLVKNKKSHTGKYLKEKLK, from the coding sequence ATGATTATACCTAACGATATTGATATTAAGAAACAGCTTTTTGTAAAAAATGCACACCTTAATAATCTCAAACATATTGACGTTCTTATTCCTAAAAACAAACTCATCGTCATCACGGGAGTTTCCGGAAGTGGAAAATCGTCTCTCGCTTTCGATACCATTTATGCTGAAGGACAGCGCCGCTACGTAGAAAGTTTAAGTTCTTACGCCAGACAGTTTTTGGGCAAATTAGAAAAGCCGAAAGTGGATGACATCAAAGGTTTGGCGCCCTCCATTGCCATTCAGCAAAAAGTAATATCCAGCAATCCCCGTTCTACCGTGGGAACTTCTACGGAAGTGTATGACTATTTAAAACTGTTGTTTGCTCGCGTAGGAAGAACTTTTTCTCCAGTTTCCGGAAATGAGGTAAAAAAAGATTCCGTAACCGATGTCATCAATTTTATTCAAAAGAATGAAAACCAGACCTTCCTTTTAAGAACGCCATTAACTTTCGAAGTTTCAAAATTTACAGAACAGGCAAACACTTTAAAACTCTCAGGTTTTACAAGATTGGAAGTAAACGGAAATGTTGCCGGTATAGAAGATTTGGAAAGTTTCGGATTCGTTCCTGAACCTGATATGGAAATTCAGCTCGTGATCGACCGTTTCAGTTATGAGGAGAATGAAAGTTTTCTGCAACGTTTAGCAGATTCTATTCAAATGGCTTTCTATGAGGGTCACGGATACTGTTCCCTGAAAAATGTAGAGACGGGAAAAATAACGGAATTCTCCAATAAGTTTGAACTGGATGGAATGGAATTCATGGAACCGAACGTCCATTTTTTCAGCTTTAATAATCCTTACGGAGCTTGTCCGGAATGTGAAGGTTACGGAAAAGTAATTGGAATAGATGAAGATCTGGTGATTCCCAATAAAAATTTATCGGTTTTTGAAGATGCCGTGGCAAGCTGGAAAGGCGAAAGCATGAGTGAATGGAAAAGAAATTTTATTAAAAAAGCCAAAGATTTCCCGATTCATAAACCCTATCATCAATTAACAAAAGATCAGAAAAATTATTTGTGGAAAGGCGATGAATCGAAAAGTTTTCCTTCCATTAATAATTTCTTTAAAATGCTGGAAGAGAATTTATACAAAATCCAGTATCGCGTCATGTTGTCCAGATATCGGGGCAAAACCTTGTGTCCATCTTGTGAAGGATTGCGTCTGCGTAAAGAAACAGAATGGGTAAAGATCGATGGCCACAATATTCAGTCGGTAATTGAGTTGCCTTTGGATGAATTTTTACCGTTAATAAAATCTTTGAAACTCAACAAACACGATGCAGAAATCGCCAAACGTTTGCTGTATGAAATTACGACACGCCTGGAATTTTTAACTAAAGTTGGGTTGGGATATTTAACCATTAACAGAACCTCGAATACGCTTTCCGGTGGGGAAAGTCAAAGAATTAATCTGGCGACGTCGCTTGGAAGTTCTTTGGTGGGATCGATCTACATTTTAGATGAACCTTCGATCGGGTTACATTCGCGAGATACTGAAAATTTAATTGAAGTTTTAAAAAGTCTGCGGGATTTAGGAAATACGGTCATCGTGGTTGAACATGATGAAGATGTAATGAAAGCGGCAGATTATATCATTGATATTGGTCCGGAAGCAGGATATCTTGGAGGAGAACTGGTTTTTGCCGGAAACTTTGTGGAGTTGGAAGATGCAGATACTTTAACTTCAAAATATCTGACAGGAAAACTGGAAATTGAAGTTCCAAAAAGCCGGAGAAAACCGAAAGAGTGGATTCATATCCAAGGTGCGCGTCAGAATAACTTAAAAAACATCGATGTTGATATTCCGCTGGAATGTTTGGTCGTCATTTCGGGAGTTTCAGGAAGTGGAAAATCTACTTTAATGAAAGAAATTCTGACGAATGATATTCAGATTCAACTCGGAATGGGTGGAAAAAAAGGCGATTATGACTCGGTTGATTTTCCGGCAAAACTCATTAAAAACATTGAGCTGATCGATCAGAATCCGATCGGTAAATCGTCGCGTTCAAACCCTGTCACTTATCTGAAAGCCTATGATGATATTCGGGATTTGTATTCAAAACAAAAATTGGCAAAAATGCAGGGATTAATGCCAAAACATTTCTCTTTTAATGTAGATGGTGGACGATGTGACGATTGTAAAGGTGAAGGCGTGATCACGGTTTCTATGCAGTTTATGGCGGACATTGAACTGGAATGTGAAACCTGCCATGGTACACGTTTTAAAAATGAAATTCTGGAAATTAAATTTGACGAAAAAAATATTTCCGACATTCTTCACATGACAGTTGATGAAGCTTTAACGTTCTTTAAAGAAAATCAGCAGGAGAAGATCGTGACCAAATTAAAACCTTTGCAGGAAGTTGGTTTGGGCTATCTGCAATTGGGACAAAGCTCCTCCACCCTTTCCGGCGGCGAGGCGCAAAGAGTGAAGCTGGCGTCCTTTTTAGTGAAAGGGGTGACAACAGATAAATCACTGTTTATTTTCGATGAGCCTTCTACGGGACTTCATTTTCATGATATTAATAAACTGTTGAAATCACTTCAGGCTTTAATTGAACTGGGACACTCTGTTATCGTTATTGAACACCAACCCGATATTATTAAAACCGCAGATTACATCATCGATATCGGACCGAAAGCCGGAAAATATGGTGGCGAAGTTGTTTTTGCAGGAACACCGGAAGATTTGGTAAAAAATAAAAAATCACATACGGGGAAATATTTAAAAGAGAAGTTGAAATAA